The proteins below are encoded in one region of Belonocnema kinseyi isolate 2016_QV_RU_SX_M_011 chromosome 3, B_treatae_v1, whole genome shotgun sequence:
- the LOC117169015 gene encoding 40S ribosomal protein S27 — MPLARDLLHPSPAEEKRKHKLKRLVQKPNSYFMDVKCPGCYAIKTIFSHAQRPVECDGCRTILCTPTGGKARLTEGCSFRKKVQC; from the coding sequence ATGCCCTTGGCAAGAGATTTGTTGCACCCATCGCCAGCAGAGGAGAAGAGGAAACACAAGCTAAAGAGGCTGGTACAAAAGCCCAACAGTTACTTTATGGACGTAAAGTGCCCTGGCTGTTATGCTATTAAAACCATCTTCTCGCACGCCCAGCGGCCAGTAGAATGCGACGGATGCCGCACGATACTCTGCACGCCCACCGGTGGCAAAGCTCGCCTCACAGAAGGATGCTCCTTCAGAAAGAAGGTTCAATGCTAA